The sequence below is a genomic window from Salminus brasiliensis chromosome 6, fSalBra1.hap2, whole genome shotgun sequence.
GACTGGTGAGCAATAATGAGCTTTGGCAAGGTGGGGCATTCAGCAGATGATGACTGAAGAACTTGATTTTGTGTTATGTACCTCTGATAGATTGCCTTAGGGGTTGGTAACTCGTAAAGAGCCATCTCACTGCAGGACCCCACCCACAGCCTAGCCTTAATTTGTACTTGTTTAATGGTCACAGTGAGTGACAGGTTGGACAGCTTTTTGTCAGTGTTTACCTacacacagaaacaaaaacagtagTACAATCTGCAAATCACTTCATAGATTCTCATGTTTTGTAAGTCAATTTGCATATGTgtgattttatattatatttgaatgaatctttaattaataattaaataattgattATGAAAATGTGTTCTTATGAATAATATAAAGTGTtcaagtttgttgttgtttctaaACCACTGAAAAAACTGTATTATGATACCCTAGTTACTATGTACAAAGTCAGACTTTTCAGGACTTAGCTGAGAATTTAGAACCCTTCTCCTTCATAGGATGTTTAGGGTACATGTCATCTATGCTGGGTAGATAAACCTGTTTTTCAGATaatacttgttttttttgtgttacgcCCTGAATCTATAAGCAGAATCTCTGTCCCTGTTTGTCTGTCAGATCTTGTCCTACTCTGAGGGAACAGAGTATAAGCTAGTCAGTCCAGACCTGAAGAATCGTCTGAAGTTTGTGGGTGACCCCAGCCGAGGAGATGCCACCATCTCAATAACCTCACTGCGTGTTTCTGAAATGGCAACCTACCAGTGTAAAGTAAAGAAGCCACCTGGCGTCGACTCACGAAAAGTCACCTTAGTTGTGCTCGGTAAAGACATCTCTCTCATAGTTGGTCTGGCACACGTCATTTACAGTTTCTGTTTTTCTGGTTCTCCTCTTTCATAATTCCGTCGCCTCCTGCTCGTAAACTACCTGTGACATCTTGTGTTGTATTATTAGCCTAATACAACCACGCCCATCTGGCACAGAGCATTAATAAAAGCTGTACTGAATTATTGCTGGAAAACTAATTTGTATAAGCTTTAATTGTCTAGAACAAAATTTTGTGATCTCCAGTTCCGGGCAAAATCCAACACAAGCTAGTGGTTTTCCACCTCAAACACACCTAACATTGTTACACCTTTGAGGGTTGTCATATCAttagacaaaataaaaaaataaattaacaaaacagaatTAACCTTTGCATTTACTTTACTAAGAACATTTTTCCAATAATAAAAGACATCAAATGAACAGACTTATTCCTCATGTTTTAGCgactaaaacatttttttgttgttaaacAAAAGGCTATATTAGCTGGAAGCAGCAAATCAAACAAGCAGCAAGTAGCTAAGATTCGACACcaccctccaggaccagatttTACTTCTCTAGGTGTCTCATAAATCTACCTAAACTCTTGCTCTGTTTTTCAGCACGGCCCTCTGTGCCTAAATGCTGGGTGGAGAATGGGGAAGTGATAGGCAGTTCAGTGTCACTGCGCTGCAAGTCCTCTGAGGGCTCCATTCCTCTAAACTACAAGTGGACAAGAGAAAGTGGGAGTATGCCACCCACAGCAACCCAGAGTAAGCTGTAACTATGCTCAGACAGTTTTGCAGCAgtgccacttttttttttttttaacacaaattTGTCCTTGAACCATGCCATGTACATTCGAAGAATCATTTAGGAAGCTTTATGTTTTTGTATTGCAAGTTTAACACCCCTCTGTTATACATGAACTCTACAAGCCTGTTTCGGTTCGGCTTAAATGACACAGGTTTTGCATGTTTTGTCAATAGCAACATCTGCATTCTAATGCAAACATAATCAGTATGCTTTTAGGATTTGTTAttagtatgttaatattatGAGTTTTGCATTCTAAAAAAGTTTGCAATTCTAACAAATAGtaaagtatattttatttatatagtggaCTATGCTAAAAGTAGTAAGTAAAACatgtttatattttgtattttttatattttgagtACTTTGTACTCTTTGACACTCTCTAAATGACTGTGTTTAAAGATTCTCAGACAGGAGAGCTACTGATCAGTAACCACTCACAGAGCTACACGGGCAGCTACATGTGTGAAGTCAGCAATGAAGTAGGCAAAGAGCAATGCAAATACACCTTGAAAGCATACAACCGTAAGTCTGGGTGGGGCAAGAAAACTATGGGAGCTTGATTGTGTGAATAagttgttgtgtttgtgtgtgttattatgGTAAGTGTAATCCACAATACTAATATTACACaaaatattatacaatatataattgTGTGCAGTATATTTTTGCTCCATTGTTCTAATATGGTTttgaaatacaaatacaaaatgcaattaaaagtatttttttctaaattaaccctgcattctttttaaaaaacatttgtacTTTTCATTCCAGCAATCAATAAGGCTGGAGTAATTGCAGGTGCTGTGATTGGTGCACTGTTGCTGTTGCTtcttctgctgttgttgatATGGCTCCTGATCTGTTGTTGTCAAAAGCGCCGCTATGAAAAGGAAACAGCCAATGAGATCAAGTAAGAAATTTCTATTTGTTTAACTATATTTGTAAAAATTGCACTGGTTTGCATGTCACTGGTCACCAACATTTTCATTTATCATCTCCCTAGAGAAGTTTGTGCTTGGCTGTAGTACCTGCCACTGTCACTAAAGATTATTAAGGCCATTGACCAGTGTCATATCTGCCACATTGGATCATCCATTCTTTCACAAGAACCAAAGGGAAATTTAGTACCTTGTTCTTGGGCATGATATCAGTCCTATTTCCATAAATCAAGCTCTGGAAAAGCGGTAGAATGTCAGCATAACCTTTTGTGTAGCATGAATACAATTTAGAAGATAATGAATTGATGTCATTTGAGGCATACTTCCTTTACCCTACTAGGAAAGCATTTATTGGTAAGAGGCTTGGTTATTtctgatgaaaaaaaatatacatgtaCAAAAATGTCTTGTCATATTTTCAAAAACTTGATAAGATGACAACCCGAAAGATCCTTCTTAGCAAAAGTAGTGTTATGGGTCATGATAAATTAACCATCTACCAAGCAGTTTGCTTGTTCAAACAAGCACcaccctattttttttttatttattgcttttttgtttattattgatTTCCTTCTTCAAAAAGCACCACATAgatgaaacaaacaaaataaaattctTTAACAATTCCCTCATTAGCAATCTTTTTTTACAGAGAGGACACTGCAGCTCCAGAAAGCCGCCCTGGTAGTAGGCACTCAAGCTTCCGCTCTGCAATGGGCTACCGCACACATCATGGGATCATTTACAGCTCTGTGAGAAATGGTCAGCCCAACAGGACCGAGTCAGGTCACAGCAGAATCTACCCTTCCCCCAGCCAGGTGCTCCCGCAAGCCAACTCGCCTTCCAGTGACTACAAGCCCCCGCTTAACTATGACAGCAGATATGGATACCCTGTTTAAGCATGGTAGATTTTGAATGTAGAATGGCACATGGACAGAATATCTCTGTAATATTAAGAACTAGGTTAGTCCTAGACCAAATAATAAAACCCTGCCCCAAAAGGCCACATTATGACATTATTTAAgttattttgtgtttgtgtgtatatgagatatagagatatataaGGTGTTATTCATCTGTGGTTCAGTGTTTATATAACTGTACTATGTAACTATAACTATTTTTGTAAGAATATTTTGTGTTATTGTAAACATATTATACAGGGAGTATATGACTTTAAGGAATAAAGTATTTGTAGCATTTTGTCCTTATCTGAAATTTCACTTTATAAATCTGTAAGCTGGTCATATCATATAGAAGGTTTAATATACTTATTACAGAATGTAATATTTGGGCAATTATGTGGGAAAACATAAAACAGACATTTATATTTTCAGAATACATTAAGAAATTTTGAAATTGCATTAAGAATTTCAGCACAAAGACATTACTCCTCCAAATATAAGCCAAATATGAATTAAAACTAAAACGTGGCGTGGCGCATAAGGTGTGCAATAGACTTAAATCTAGTTTCAGAAATAGATCAGGTAATGGGCACAGATAATGCCAACATTACCATCAACACAGACTGCTTTACAGATGCACATGACAAATATGTTTTATGCATTAAGACAGCAGGATGTGGATTTCCTTGATTACCAGGAAAACAAAATGCACAAAGTAGAAATGTTGGACAATGATCAACTGTTTAAGCACACAATAGCAGGGTTTTTACAACTGTAAAAGAAAGAATAGGAatagaaaaaaattatatctAAGGTAGATATGATCCACATCATTAATAAGACATATGTTTAAACTAAACACGTTTAAACATGTTCTAACTACTAAATATGTTTTCAGGTTACCATATTGTTCAGTGGTTATTTATCTCTTAAAATTTTAAATCAGTCCAAGGCAATAATACAGGAAATGTGTACAGTAAGTAAAGTAGTGGTTCAACCTCAGATGACTTGCATTTCATTTGGATATATGCAAACAATTCACAGGTTGTTCaataggggaaaaaaaacatacatattgAATAACATGGAATAGATAAACAACTACTTACATGAGAAACCATTTTGAA
It includes:
- the vsig8b gene encoding V-set and immunoglobulin domain-containing protein 8b, which produces MEYHCISCRVSLVVLYAIAIYQSQTVGLQVTSTGPQTIKKAQGEDVTLSCTYSESPSDTGQLDVEWSIVSPDMTQKDRLILSYSEGTEYKLVSPDLKNRLKFVGDPSRGDATISITSLRVSEMATYQCKVKKPPGVDSRKVTLVVLARPSVPKCWVENGEVIGSSVSLRCKSSEGSIPLNYKWTRESGSMPPTATQNSQTGELLISNHSQSYTGSYMCEVSNEVGKEQCKYTLKAYNPINKAGVIAGAVIGALLLLLLLLLLIWLLICCCQKRRYEKETANEIKEDTAAPESRPGSRHSSFRSAMGYRTHHGIIYSSVRNGQPNRTESGHSRIYPSPSQVLPQANSPSSDYKPPLNYDSRYGYPV